In Cloacibacterium caeni, a single window of DNA contains:
- a CDS encoding glucose-1-phosphate adenylyltransferase has product MKPSVISIVLGGGRGSRLFPLTDKRSKPAVPIAGKYRLVDIPISNCLNSGFNRIMVLTQFNSASLNSHIKNTYHFDIFSKGFVDILAAEQSTDNENWYQGTADAVRQSMRHLDKYDYDYILILSGDQLYQMDFKEMIDFHIEKGGDITIATIPVNSKDATGFGILKANDENQITSFIEKPSTDVLPDWTSEVSDDMKQQGRDYLASMGIYVFNKKVLRKMFEEDKGDDFGKDLIPNAINNGYNTLSYQYEGYWTDIGTIGSFFEANMDLTNELPKFNMFSNSPIYTRPRMLPPSKINGSFVNKAIFADGCIIMADKIEHSLIGNRTRIEKGSTVIRSYIMGADYYQNSEDMAENEAKGIPNIGVGKFCYIENAILDKNCHIGNNVRIIGSKHLPDGDFKTHSIKDGIIVVKKDAIIKDGTVIP; this is encoded by the coding sequence ATGAAACCAAGTGTTATATCTATTGTATTAGGAGGAGGTAGAGGTAGTAGGTTATTTCCTCTTACAGATAAGCGTTCTAAGCCCGCAGTTCCCATCGCAGGGAAATACAGATTAGTAGACATTCCTATTTCTAATTGCCTTAATTCTGGTTTTAATAGAATTATGGTGCTCACACAGTTTAATTCGGCATCGCTTAATTCTCATATCAAAAACACCTATCACTTTGATATTTTTAGCAAAGGTTTTGTAGATATTTTAGCAGCTGAACAAAGCACAGATAACGAAAATTGGTATCAAGGAACAGCAGACGCAGTAAGACAATCTATGCGTCATTTAGACAAATATGATTATGATTACATTCTCATTCTTTCTGGTGACCAATTGTACCAAATGGATTTCAAAGAAATGATAGATTTCCACATCGAAAAAGGCGGAGATATCACCATTGCTACCATTCCTGTAAACAGTAAAGATGCTACTGGTTTTGGAATTTTAAAAGCCAATGACGAAAACCAAATCACCTCTTTCATAGAAAAACCATCTACAGACGTTTTACCAGATTGGACTTCTGAGGTTTCGGATGATATGAAACAACAAGGTAGAGATTACCTTGCTTCTATGGGAATTTATGTGTTTAATAAAAAGGTCTTGAGAAAGATGTTTGAGGAAGACAAAGGAGATGACTTTGGCAAAGACCTCATTCCAAATGCAATTAATAACGGATATAATACGCTAAGTTACCAATACGAAGGTTATTGGACAGATATAGGAACCATCGGTTCTTTCTTCGAAGCGAATATGGATTTAACCAATGAATTGCCAAAATTCAATATGTTTAGCAATTCACCAATTTATACAAGACCAAGAATGTTGCCGCCTTCTAAAATCAATGGTTCTTTTGTGAATAAAGCCATTTTTGCAGACGGATGTATTATTATGGCAGATAAAATTGAGCATTCACTCATTGGGAACAGAACCAGAATAGAAAAAGGAAGTACCGTCATTCGTTCTTATATCATGGGAGCAGATTACTACCAAAATTCTGAAGACATGGCAGAAAATGAAGCTAAAGGCATTCCAAACATCGGGGTAGGTAAATTCTGTTACATAGAAAATGCTATTTTAGATAAAAATTGTCATATTGGGAATAACGTAAGAATTATCGGTAGCAAGCATCTACCAGATGGAGATTTCAAAACCCATTCTATAAAAGACGGAATAATCGTGGTGAAAAAAGATGCCATCATAAAAGATGGAACAGTGATACCATAG
- a CDS encoding polyketide cyclase, with translation MRWYKFVIYISIFLFSVYAVSMLFVEESKSFTVEKEINYPIDKVFPQFNNLQNFTQWNEFFVSKEDYTFAFYTPYEGQGSSLNYQNKKNESDYGDFFIRYENPFSTLKYQLFEGKNVNPYSINVKFVPQGNKTKVIWFVHTPRLPFLKRSLNLLSEDFVAGNIDQSMVNLSQLLSGKVDKEILLSKIKYDTLMVEKQDGQLLLGINVSSVNKKGDLIKNIELNHNKVISLVTKDLGKKEDEFGVPVLITEPGSYKDKEVSYFYGVPVKKREGLSDNNFNFRTLNASENYIMYYKGRYENRIKVIAQLLQKAQKDSMRNGQLQETFIEAPNAKKEVTIKISLPVYK, from the coding sequence ATGCGTTGGTATAAATTTGTAATTTATATAAGTATCTTTTTGTTTTCGGTGTATGCCGTTTCTATGCTTTTTGTAGAAGAAAGCAAAAGTTTTACTGTTGAAAAAGAAATTAATTATCCTATAGATAAGGTTTTTCCTCAGTTCAATAATTTGCAGAATTTCACGCAATGGAATGAATTTTTTGTTTCAAAAGAAGATTACACTTTCGCATTTTATACACCTTATGAAGGACAAGGCTCTTCTTTGAATTATCAGAACAAGAAAAATGAATCTGATTATGGAGATTTCTTCATTCGTTATGAGAATCCTTTTTCTACGCTAAAATATCAATTGTTCGAAGGGAAAAACGTTAATCCATACAGTATTAATGTAAAATTTGTTCCGCAAGGAAATAAAACCAAAGTCATTTGGTTTGTTCACACGCCTAGATTGCCGTTCTTGAAACGTTCGCTTAATCTGCTTTCAGAAGATTTTGTAGCAGGAAATATAGACCAATCTATGGTAAATCTATCTCAACTCTTGAGTGGAAAAGTAGACAAAGAAATTTTACTTTCTAAAATTAAATATGATACACTCATGGTCGAAAAACAAGACGGCCAATTGCTTTTGGGAATTAATGTTTCGAGTGTGAATAAAAAAGGAGATTTAATTAAAAATATAGAACTGAATCACAATAAAGTCATCAGTTTGGTAACCAAAGATTTAGGTAAAAAGGAAGATGAATTTGGAGTTCCTGTTTTAATTACAGAGCCAGGAAGTTATAAAGACAAAGAGGTTTCTTATTTCTATGGAGTTCCCGTGAAAAAAAGAGAAGGACTTTCTGATAATAATTTCAATTTCCGCACTTTGAATGCTTCAGAAAACTATATTATGTATTACAAAGGGAGATATGAAAATAGAATAAAAGTGATTGCTCAACTCCTGCAAAAAGCTCAAAAAGACAGCATGAGAAATGGTCAGTTACAAGAAACTTTCATAGAAGCTCCGAATGCAAAAAAAGAAGTCACTATAAAAATTTCTTTGCCGGTCTACAAATAG
- a CDS encoding 2-oxoglutarate dehydrogenase E1 component: MDRFSFLNAAHSQFIEDLYQQYLKYPDSIEPSWKSFFQGFDFALANYSDDEVSITQLASNVVATGNIPENIEKEFKVINLINDYKRRGHLFTKTNPVRERRTYSPDLSIENFGLSKADLQTKFNSATEAGLNGAATLQEIINHLEKVYCDSIGVEYMHIQSVEEKKFIREWINVNENHPTLSAAEKKEILHKLNQAVAFENYLHTKFVGQKRFSLEGGESLIPALDQLISRSSIHGVDEVILGMAHRGRLNVLTNIFQKSYKQIFSEFEGKEFEEDVFSGDVKYHLGSSKKITTAAGEEVRINLVPNPSHLETVASLVGGISRAKIDHTYQGNAKKVLPIVIHGDAAIAGQGIVYEVAQMMTLEGYKTGGTVHIVVNNQVGFTTNYLDARSSIYCTDIAKVTDSPVMHVNADDVEAVVHAIRFAADYRAQFGKDVYIDLLGYRKYGHNEGDEPRFTQPSLYKTISKHPNPREIYKKKLVEEGVVSDAVMSEMEKEFKNLLDQNFDEAKEIERNTMAIFMEEDWKNYALLGKLQQVLENYNTTYDVEKLRELAVKISTLPADKKFINKISRLFDARVKMVENNALDWAMGELLAYGTLLTEGSTIRISGEDVERGTFSHRHAVVKTEDNEEEYVPLKQVSDNKFDIYNSHLSEYGVLGFDYGYAMASPNTLTIWEAQFGDFVNGAQIVIDQYLVAAEEKWKIQNGLVMLLPHGFEGQGAEHSSARLERFLNLCANGNIIVANCTTPANYFHLLRRQQKFPFRKPLVVMTPKSLLRHPRVISTVEELANGSFQPVIDDATTQPEKVEKLVFCSGKLYYELLAKKEELNDDKVALVRIEQLYPLNPEIIQGIFDKYSNRKEFVWAQEEPENMGAWTYMLRNFRNENIQVIAPVASGTPAPGTHKKFEKNQKGVINRVFGVAEENVDLVRPITTVND, translated from the coding sequence ATGGACAGATTTTCATTTCTAAATGCAGCACATTCTCAATTTATTGAAGATTTATATCAACAATATTTAAAGTACCCAGATTCTATAGAACCTTCGTGGAAATCATTTTTCCAAGGTTTTGATTTTGCACTAGCAAATTATAGTGATGATGAGGTTTCTATTACCCAATTAGCTTCTAATGTAGTCGCTACAGGGAATATTCCAGAAAACATTGAAAAAGAATTCAAGGTAATCAATTTAATTAATGATTACAAAAGACGTGGTCACTTGTTTACCAAGACCAATCCAGTACGTGAACGTAGAACATATTCTCCAGATTTATCAATAGAGAATTTTGGTTTATCTAAAGCAGATTTACAGACCAAATTTAATTCTGCTACAGAAGCTGGACTAAATGGTGCAGCTACACTTCAAGAAATCATCAATCATCTAGAAAAAGTATATTGTGATTCTATCGGGGTAGAATATATGCACATTCAAAGTGTAGAAGAGAAAAAATTCATCAGAGAATGGATTAATGTGAATGAAAATCACCCAACTCTTTCTGCAGCTGAGAAAAAAGAGATTTTACATAAATTAAATCAAGCAGTAGCTTTCGAAAACTACTTGCACACGAAATTCGTAGGTCAAAAACGTTTCTCTCTAGAAGGTGGAGAATCATTAATTCCTGCGCTAGACCAATTGATTTCTCGTTCTTCTATTCATGGAGTAGATGAGGTAATTCTTGGGATGGCTCACAGAGGTAGATTAAATGTTTTAACCAATATTTTCCAGAAATCTTACAAGCAGATTTTCTCAGAATTCGAAGGAAAAGAATTTGAAGAAGATGTATTCTCTGGTGATGTAAAATATCACTTGGGTTCATCTAAAAAAATAACTACAGCAGCTGGTGAAGAAGTAAGAATTAACTTAGTTCCTAACCCGTCTCACTTAGAAACCGTAGCTTCTTTGGTTGGCGGAATTTCTAGAGCTAAAATAGACCATACTTACCAAGGTAATGCTAAAAAAGTATTGCCAATTGTTATCCATGGTGATGCTGCAATCGCAGGACAAGGAATTGTGTACGAAGTAGCACAAATGATGACGCTAGAAGGTTATAAAACTGGTGGAACAGTTCACATTGTAGTGAATAACCAAGTTGGTTTTACCACTAACTATTTAGATGCTCGTTCTTCTATTTACTGTACAGATATTGCTAAAGTGACTGATTCTCCAGTAATGCATGTAAATGCAGACGATGTAGAAGCAGTAGTTCACGCCATTAGATTTGCAGCAGATTACAGAGCACAGTTTGGTAAAGATGTATACATAGATTTATTAGGTTATAGAAAATATGGTCATAACGAAGGTGATGAACCAAGATTTACCCAACCTAGTTTGTATAAAACCATTTCTAAACACCCTAATCCAAGAGAAATTTACAAGAAAAAACTCGTAGAAGAAGGAGTGGTTTCAGATGCTGTAATGTCTGAAATGGAAAAAGAATTTAAAAATTTACTAGACCAAAACTTTGATGAAGCTAAGGAAATCGAAAGAAATACGATGGCTATTTTCATGGAAGAGGACTGGAAAAATTATGCTTTATTAGGAAAACTTCAGCAAGTTTTAGAAAATTATAATACCACTTATGATGTAGAAAAGCTAAGAGAATTAGCTGTTAAAATTTCTACATTACCAGCAGATAAAAAATTCATCAATAAAATTTCTAGATTATTCGATGCCAGAGTAAAAATGGTAGAAAATAATGCACTAGATTGGGCAATGGGTGAATTATTAGCGTATGGAACGCTTCTTACAGAAGGCAGCACCATTAGAATTTCTGGGGAAGACGTAGAAAGAGGTACTTTCTCTCATAGACATGCTGTTGTAAAAACAGAAGATAATGAAGAAGAATACGTTCCATTAAAACAAGTTTCTGATAACAAATTTGATATTTACAACTCTCACCTTTCTGAATACGGTGTGTTAGGTTTTGACTACGGTTATGCGATGGCCTCTCCTAATACTTTGACGATTTGGGAAGCGCAATTTGGAGATTTTGTAAATGGTGCTCAAATTGTTATTGACCAATATTTAGTTGCAGCAGAAGAAAAATGGAAAATTCAGAACGGTTTGGTAATGCTTTTACCTCACGGTTTCGAAGGACAAGGTGCAGAACACTCTTCAGCAAGATTAGAAAGATTCCTGAACTTATGTGCAAACGGAAACATTATTGTAGCGAATTGTACTACACCTGCCAATTATTTCCACTTGTTAAGACGCCAACAAAAATTCCCGTTCAGAAAACCGTTAGTGGTAATGACGCCTAAATCATTGCTTCGTCATCCAAGAGTAATTTCTACGGTTGAAGAATTAGCAAACGGAAGTTTCCAACCGGTAATTGATGATGCCACAACTCAACCAGAAAAAGTAGAAAAATTAGTTTTCTGCTCTGGTAAATTGTACTATGAATTATTGGCTAAGAAAGAAGAATTAAATGATGACAAAGTTGCTTTGGTAAGAATCGAACAATTATATCCATTGAATCCAGAAATTATTCAAGGTATTTTCGATAAATATTCTAACAGAAAAGAATTTGTTTGGGCACAAGAAGAGCCAGAAAATATGGGCGCTTGGACATATATGTTGCGTAATTTCCGTAACGAAAACATTCAAGTAATCGCTCCTGTTGCAAGCGGAACTCCAGCTCCTGGTACTCATAAAAAATTCGAGAAAAACCAAAAAGGAGTTATCAATAGGGTTTTCGGAGTAGCAGAAGAAAATGTAGATTTGGTAAGACCTATTACCACGGTAAATGACTAA
- the glgB gene encoding 1,4-alpha-glucan branching protein GlgB, protein MTYQVVPHSLFSEFDIHLFREGKHFKLYEKMGSHKVEIDGKTGIYFAVWAPNAKQVSVIGDFNNWDSRVSELKIRWDGSGIWEGFIEGLDFGVIYKYGIQTYSGAYLEKGDPYALKWQQTIQAASIVDTTFYEWKDQEWMKNRHQKNSLESPISVYEVHLASWMRGTDDPNRFFTYREIAERLVPYVKEMNFTHVEFMPVMEYPFDPSWGYQITGFYAASSRFGTPQDLMYLIEELHKNEIGVILDWVPSHFPGDANGLHYFDGSFLYEHEDPRKGFHPDWKSHIFNYGRNEVKSFLISNACFWLDRYHADGLRVDAVRSMLELDYSRADGEWEPNKYGDNRNLEAIDFIKEMNTIVYREFPDIQTIAEDSSDFPKVTKPIYDDGLGFGMKWMMGWMHDTLDYFEEDPIARKYHHHKLTFSTMYMNNENYMLPLSHDEVVHGKSSLIFKMQGDEWQKHANLRALYTYMYTHPGNKLLFMGGEFGQTHEWDFSQSLDWHLLQYPIHQGLQNFVKNLNTVFKSEKALYENNFNPYGFEWIEADDADNSIYVFLRKGKSEDEVLMSVLNLTPRTFDYKIGIEEGTKWEVILNSDAPEFGGSGVVPEIKWYEETPWNNKSNSMIVTLPPLSGIILKQTEKTKKNQAKSK, encoded by the coding sequence ATGACTTACCAAGTAGTACCTCATTCTCTTTTTTCTGAATTTGATATCCATCTTTTCCGTGAAGGAAAACACTTTAAACTCTACGAAAAAATGGGTTCTCATAAAGTAGAAATAGACGGTAAAACAGGAATCTATTTTGCGGTTTGGGCTCCTAATGCTAAACAAGTTTCCGTAATTGGAGATTTCAATAATTGGGATTCTAGAGTTTCTGAACTCAAAATCCGTTGGGATGGTTCTGGGATTTGGGAAGGCTTTATAGAAGGCTTAGATTTTGGTGTGATTTACAAATATGGCATTCAAACATATAGCGGTGCTTATTTAGAAAAAGGCGATCCTTATGCTTTAAAGTGGCAACAAACCATTCAAGCGGCTTCTATTGTAGATACTACTTTCTACGAATGGAAAGACCAAGAATGGATGAAAAACCGCCATCAAAAAAATTCTTTAGAATCTCCTATTTCGGTTTATGAAGTTCACTTGGCTTCTTGGATGAGAGGAACAGATGATCCTAACCGTTTTTTCACGTACAGGGAAATTGCAGAAAGACTAGTTCCTTATGTCAAAGAAATGAATTTTACACATGTAGAATTTATGCCTGTGATGGAATATCCTTTCGATCCAAGTTGGGGTTACCAAATTACTGGTTTCTACGCAGCGAGTTCTCGTTTTGGAACGCCACAAGATTTAATGTATTTAATAGAAGAATTGCACAAAAATGAAATTGGCGTAATTCTCGATTGGGTTCCTTCCCATTTTCCGGGAGATGCGAATGGTTTACATTATTTTGATGGAAGTTTTCTCTACGAACATGAAGACCCAAGAAAAGGATTTCACCCCGATTGGAAATCTCATATTTTCAACTACGGAAGAAACGAAGTAAAATCTTTCCTGATTTCCAATGCTTGTTTTTGGCTTGATAGATATCATGCAGATGGTTTACGTGTAGATGCAGTGCGTTCTATGCTAGAATTAGATTATTCTAGAGCAGATGGAGAATGGGAGCCAAATAAATATGGAGACAACAGAAATCTAGAAGCGATTGATTTCATCAAAGAGATGAATACAATTGTGTACAGAGAATTTCCAGATATACAAACGATTGCAGAAGACAGCAGTGATTTTCCTAAAGTTACCAAACCTATTTATGATGACGGATTAGGTTTCGGAATGAAATGGATGATGGGCTGGATGCATGATACCTTAGATTATTTCGAAGAAGACCCTATTGCTAGAAAATATCATCATCATAAACTTACTTTCAGTACCATGTACATGAATAATGAAAACTACATGTTGCCATTATCTCATGACGAAGTAGTACACGGAAAAAGCAGTTTGATTTTTAAAATGCAGGGTGATGAATGGCAAAAACATGCCAATTTAAGAGCATTGTATACCTATATGTACACGCATCCAGGTAATAAATTGCTTTTCATGGGTGGTGAATTTGGGCAAACTCACGAATGGGATTTTAGCCAAAGTTTAGATTGGCATCTTCTACAATATCCAATACATCAAGGATTGCAGAATTTTGTAAAAAATTTGAATACGGTTTTCAAATCCGAAAAAGCACTTTACGAAAATAATTTTAATCCATACGGTTTTGAATGGATTGAAGCCGATGATGCAGATAATTCTATCTATGTTTTTCTAAGAAAAGGAAAATCTGAAGATGAGGTGCTCATGTCTGTATTGAATCTTACTCCTAGAACTTTCGATTATAAAATTGGGATAGAAGAAGGAACAAAATGGGAAGTGATTCTCAATTCAGATGCTCCAGAATTTGGAGGAAGTGGAGTAGTTCCAGAAATCAAATGGTACGAAGAAACTCCATGGAATAATAAATCCAATTCTATGATTGTTACTTTGCCTCCGCTTTCAGGAATTATTTTAAAGCAAACGGAGAAAACTAAAAAGAACCAAGCAAAAAGCAAATAA
- a CDS encoding glycogen synthase yields the protein MKVFHLSVECFPVAKVGGLADVVGALPKYQTKMGIDAKVVMPWYNKPFVNENEFEVVFDGFIHQIHHMYQVLVMKEKHNVLGYELYLVKIPGLLDRDQVYGYFDESQQFIAFQHAVLHWLSAMEIRPDVLHCHDYHTGLVPFMVEYCQDFDFLKGVKTVGTIHNGEYQGTMDWQMSNYMPRFDAWKWGLLDWNGRINPLATMIKCCHEFTAVSQGYMHELFEDAQGLQDLIRQEHRKAHGIINGIDTEVWNPMTDIMLNDHYSKENFEEGKEKNKKWLCEEYGLNPELPLFAFIGRFAGEKGADMLPDIVRRSISETEGALNILILGSGNPQIENTLKQLQEEFHVNFAMDLGYKEALSHKIYAGADFLLMPSRVEPCGLNQMYAMRYGTIPIVRYTGGLKDTVTDISSGGYGLNYTFPGTDDAVHAIKRALYLYDDKEEMQNLRKTIMNLDFSWQKSAENYVNLYRKK from the coding sequence ATGAAAGTTTTCCATTTAAGCGTAGAATGTTTTCCGGTAGCTAAAGTAGGCGGTTTAGCAGATGTAGTAGGTGCGCTTCCTAAATACCAAACCAAAATGGGAATTGATGCCAAAGTAGTAATGCCTTGGTATAATAAACCATTTGTAAACGAAAACGAATTCGAAGTAGTTTTTGATGGCTTTATTCATCAGATACATCACATGTACCAAGTTTTGGTCATGAAAGAAAAACATAATGTTTTAGGATACGAATTGTATTTGGTGAAAATTCCAGGATTGTTAGATAGAGATCAAGTCTATGGTTATTTTGATGAAAGTCAACAATTTATCGCATTTCAGCATGCGGTTTTGCATTGGCTTTCTGCAATGGAAATTCGTCCGGATGTCTTGCATTGTCATGATTATCATACCGGATTAGTTCCGTTTATGGTAGAGTATTGTCAGGATTTTGATTTTTTAAAAGGTGTAAAAACCGTAGGAACCATTCATAATGGGGAATATCAAGGAACGATGGATTGGCAAATGTCTAATTATATGCCACGTTTTGACGCTTGGAAATGGGGGTTGCTCGATTGGAACGGAAGAATTAATCCTTTGGCAACTATGATTAAGTGTTGTCATGAATTTACTGCGGTTTCTCAAGGTTATATGCATGAGTTGTTTGAAGATGCGCAAGGTTTGCAAGATTTAATTAGACAAGAACACAGAAAAGCACATGGAATCATCAATGGAATAGATACAGAAGTATGGAATCCTATGACGGATATAATGCTCAACGATCATTATTCTAAAGAGAACTTTGAAGAAGGAAAAGAAAAAAATAAAAAATGGCTTTGTGAAGAATATGGTTTGAATCCAGAACTTCCGCTTTTTGCTTTTATTGGAAGATTTGCTGGCGAAAAAGGAGCAGATATGTTACCAGATATTGTAAGAAGAAGCATTTCTGAAACCGAAGGTGCTTTAAATATTCTCATTTTAGGTTCTGGAAACCCACAAATAGAAAATACACTGAAACAACTTCAAGAGGAATTTCATGTAAATTTTGCGATGGATTTAGGATACAAAGAAGCTTTGTCGCACAAGATTTACGCAGGTGCAGATTTCTTATTGATGCCTTCTCGAGTAGAACCTTGTGGATTGAATCAAATGTATGCCATGAGATACGGAACTATCCCAATTGTACGTTATACAGGTGGGTTAAAAGATACCGTAACAGACATTTCTTCAGGAGGTTATGGTTTAAATTATACCTTCCCGGGAACTGATGATGCTGTACATGCCATCAAAAGAGCACTGTATTTATATGATGATAAAGAAGAAATGCAAAATTTACGAAAAACAATAATGAATTTGGACTTTTCTTGGCAGAAATCTGCTGAAAATTATGTAAATTTATATCGTAAAAAATGA